A portion of the bacterium genome contains these proteins:
- a CDS encoding DUF4340 domain-containing protein, which translates to MNLRGTLGLLLVAVGLGAYVWFVEIRGEQERQAAEKAEKRLLEISADTVQSLELVTSDGGPARAVRDGDGWRLETPVAYPANPASIDGALAALAEFDFAARIERPDESLEAFGLGEKAQPVVLKLSDGNSIRISLGGKTPVGGMRYVALERESEFIYTVPEQVTGPLTPTLFSLRDKRILDFDSDAVTAMRVSANGSLVAAAERVLEGETPGSWHLSAPIEDRASMSQITRLLVDLSLASATGFVDEPESESSYGLDRPDIEVDIVEPERTRHLELAKSGDETYMRVAGRPLVFRIPQSLLQNIPVDLFSFRDHQVLELAEKEIRQVQIEFPREQKSFRFERVKNDWLPLDSEVRLKPLKIDDLVYSIESLEATEVVDGAPKLAVLGLDPPRVRVRLGDDAGEEFGWLELGDPAPNVGLPARSSRRPKIWRVNSDLGREVPLGFEAFENLFVEPSEDVEEDEAEATPVAPDTGS; encoded by the coding sequence ATGAATCTGCGCGGAACACTCGGTTTGCTGCTTGTGGCGGTCGGTCTCGGAGCCTATGTCTGGTTCGTCGAGATTCGTGGTGAGCAAGAACGGCAGGCGGCCGAAAAAGCCGAGAAGCGCCTGCTCGAGATCTCGGCTGATACCGTTCAGTCGCTCGAACTGGTGACCAGCGATGGGGGGCCGGCCCGAGCTGTGCGCGACGGAGACGGGTGGCGCCTGGAAACGCCCGTCGCCTACCCAGCCAATCCCGCAAGCATCGATGGAGCGCTCGCTGCGCTCGCCGAGTTCGACTTCGCCGCCAGAATCGAGAGGCCGGACGAATCACTCGAAGCTTTTGGTCTGGGCGAGAAGGCCCAGCCCGTCGTGTTGAAGCTCAGTGATGGCAACTCGATCCGCATTTCCCTGGGCGGAAAGACGCCGGTTGGCGGCATGCGTTATGTGGCCCTCGAGAGAGAATCCGAGTTCATCTACACCGTTCCCGAGCAGGTCACTGGGCCCTTGACGCCGACTCTGTTCAGTTTGCGCGACAAGCGCATCCTCGACTTCGATAGCGATGCCGTGACGGCGATGCGCGTTTCGGCCAATGGGAGTCTGGTTGCAGCGGCCGAACGAGTGCTGGAAGGCGAGACGCCCGGGAGCTGGCACCTCAGTGCGCCGATCGAGGATCGCGCATCGATGTCCCAGATTACCCGCTTGCTCGTCGACCTGAGCCTTGCGAGCGCAACCGGGTTCGTCGATGAACCCGAGAGCGAGTCCAGCTACGGGCTCGACCGCCCGGATATCGAGGTCGATATCGTCGAACCCGAGCGCACTCGACATCTGGAACTGGCGAAGTCAGGGGACGAGACGTACATGCGCGTCGCAGGCCGTCCGCTGGTGTTTCGCATTCCGCAGAGCCTACTGCAGAACATCCCGGTGGATCTGTTCTCTTTCCGCGACCACCAGGTTCTCGAACTCGCCGAAAAGGAAATCCGTCAGGTCCAGATCGAATTCCCGCGCGAACAGAAGAGCTTCCGCTTCGAGCGCGTGAAGAACGACTGGCTGCCGCTGGACAGCGAGGTGCGTCTGAAACCGCTCAAGATCGACGATCTCGTGTACTCGATCGAGTCTCTAGAGGCGACCGAGGTGGTCGACGGTGCGCCGAAGCTGGCCGTTCTCGGTCTGGACCCGCCGCGCGTGCGCGTGCGCCTGGGCGACGATGCCGGTGAGGAGTTTGGCTGGCTCGAACTCGGAGATCCTGCGCCCAATGTCGGGCTGCCGGCGCGATCTTCGCGCAGACCCAAGATCTGGCGCGTGAACAGCGACCTGGGCCGCGAGGTTCCCCTGGGATTCGAGGCGTTCGAGAATCTCTTCGTCGAACCTTCTGAAGACGTCGAGGAAGATGAAGCCGAAGCGACTCCCGTCGCACCGGACACAGGCTCCTAA
- a CDS encoding GldG family protein: protein MEPLLAALGAVLLLFGFFGLFAGASGAMTGFHLVVGGGLLAYAGLRRSGKLVELFAGGTAKRGGNVVVQTLIVLAISGMAVFISERNPVRWDWTESGVHTLAPGTIEMLERIPEDSHVEIYAFYAKGGQQPGRAELDKYSYRSDRVKVKVFDPNERPELAHRFEVNNQDGVVIVCGGSCDEARGTARLAEVSENEITKAIRSVISETKTLYFLTGHGEADLEDDQASGISMIKTALQDENLSVEPLLLAKEAAVPEDADGVIIVGPSHSVFQRELEMLDSYLRGGGSLMIFAEPLVVSNLEEQVLSWGIELGSDILVEKQLQLFGGPKLGVQPVVNTYGAHAITEKLRGQPTVFQMARSVRASDDASGVVELAMTSGASWAETDLEEFATQRTVKLDPDKDRVGPIALAAARTFEVEGDAAAEGRLIVVGDSDFARNRYVSEFFNGDLVLNMANWLVGEEKFATIERKMPRASNIGMSVEQFANFRFLSLFFLPEAILMLGVVNWWRRRT from the coding sequence ATGGAGCCCTTACTCGCGGCACTCGGGGCCGTTTTGCTGCTCTTCGGTTTCTTCGGTCTCTTCGCCGGAGCGTCCGGCGCGATGACTGGCTTTCACCTGGTCGTCGGTGGTGGTCTGCTGGCCTACGCGGGCCTGCGACGCTCGGGCAAGCTGGTTGAACTCTTCGCTGGCGGAACGGCAAAGCGCGGCGGCAACGTGGTGGTGCAGACGCTGATCGTGCTGGCGATCTCCGGAATGGCCGTGTTCATCTCCGAGCGCAACCCAGTTCGCTGGGATTGGACCGAGTCGGGCGTGCACACGCTGGCACCGGGCACGATCGAAATGCTGGAGCGCATTCCCGAAGACAGCCATGTGGAGATCTACGCCTTCTACGCGAAGGGCGGACAACAGCCCGGCCGAGCCGAACTCGACAAGTACAGTTATCGAAGCGATCGGGTGAAGGTGAAGGTCTTCGACCCGAATGAACGACCCGAACTCGCGCATCGTTTTGAGGTGAACAACCAGGACGGAGTCGTGATCGTTTGTGGAGGGAGTTGCGACGAGGCCAGGGGAACCGCCCGTCTGGCCGAAGTGAGCGAGAATGAAATCACCAAGGCGATTCGCAGCGTCATTTCCGAAACAAAGACACTCTACTTTCTGACCGGGCATGGCGAAGCGGATCTCGAGGATGACCAGGCTTCCGGCATCAGCATGATCAAGACCGCGCTCCAGGACGAGAATCTCTCGGTCGAACCTCTGCTCCTGGCGAAGGAAGCCGCGGTTCCCGAAGACGCCGACGGAGTGATCATCGTCGGACCGAGCCATTCGGTGTTCCAGCGCGAACTCGAAATGCTCGACAGCTATCTGCGCGGCGGGGGTTCGCTGATGATCTTCGCGGAGCCCCTGGTCGTGAGCAATCTGGAAGAGCAGGTGCTTTCCTGGGGGATCGAACTCGGCAGCGACATCCTCGTGGAGAAACAGCTTCAGCTCTTCGGTGGACCGAAGCTCGGTGTGCAACCGGTCGTCAATACCTACGGCGCGCATGCGATTACCGAGAAACTTCGTGGTCAGCCGACGGTGTTCCAGATGGCGCGTTCGGTGCGCGCTAGCGATGATGCTTCGGGTGTGGTCGAGCTGGCCATGACCAGCGGGGCGAGCTGGGCGGAAACCGATCTCGAGGAGTTCGCCACGCAGCGGACGGTGAAGCTCGACCCGGACAAGGACCGCGTCGGACCGATCGCACTGGCGGCGGCGCGAACGTTCGAGGTCGAAGGAGACGCTGCGGCGGAAGGTCGTCTGATCGTGGTCGGAGACTCTGATTTCGCGCGCAATCGCTATGTGTCGGAGTTCTTCAACGGCGATCTCGTACTGAACATGGCCAACTGGCTCGTCGGCGAGGAAAAATTCGCCACCATCGAACGCAAGATGCCGCGAGCCTCGAACATCGGTATGAGCGTCGAACAGTTTGCGAATTTCCGCTTCTTGTCGCTCTTCTTCCTGCCTGAAGCCATCCTGATGCTCGGAGTCGTGAACTGGTGGCGGCGTCGGACCTGA
- a CDS encoding inositol monophosphatase, with product MSGLLELASGIAREAGELSRSRFGQKREIETKSSSIDLVTDVDRACDALIRARIETARPDDAIVTEEADPRDGKSGVCWIVDPIDGTTNYAHGFPHYAISIGIELEGTRHVGVVYDPMKDELFAAERGAGASLNGDAIRVSQESELGRALLATGFAYDAHSGENTNLEYFSRFLRRAQAIRRAGSAALDLAYIACGRFDGFWELSLHPWDVAAGILLIEEAGGHTSDLDGGATPSQGERIVASNGRLHEQLLQVLSGA from the coding sequence ATGAGTGGGCTGCTCGAACTGGCCAGTGGCATCGCACGCGAAGCGGGAGAGCTTTCCCGCAGCCGTTTCGGCCAGAAACGCGAGATCGAAACGAAGAGCAGTTCGATCGATCTGGTCACCGACGTAGACCGCGCCTGTGACGCGCTGATTCGCGCGCGCATCGAAACCGCTCGACCAGATGATGCGATCGTCACCGAAGAGGCCGACCCCCGCGACGGCAAGAGCGGCGTGTGCTGGATCGTCGACCCGATCGACGGAACGACGAACTACGCCCACGGATTTCCACACTACGCGATCTCGATCGGCATCGAACTCGAAGGCACACGACATGTGGGCGTGGTCTACGACCCGATGAAGGACGAACTCTTCGCTGCCGAACGCGGTGCGGGAGCTTCGCTCAACGGGGACGCGATACGCGTGTCGCAGGAAAGCGAACTCGGGCGGGCTTTGCTCGCGACCGGCTTTGCCTACGATGCTCACTCGGGTGAGAACACGAACCTGGAATATTTCTCGCGTTTCCTGAGACGCGCTCAGGCCATACGTCGCGCGGGCTCTGCGGCGTTGGATCTGGCCTACATCGCATGCGGACGCTTCGACGGGTTCTGGGAACTCTCTCTACATCCCTGGGACGTGGCCGCCGGAATCCTGTTGATCGAAGAAGCGGGTGGCCACACGAGTGACCTCGACGGGGGCGCGACACCTTCCCAGGGCGAACGGATCGTGGCGAGCAACGGACGGCTGCACGAGCAACTGCTCCAGGTCTTGTCTGGCGCCTGA